The following nucleotide sequence is from Nitrospira sp..
CGAGGCCTTGCAGGAGGTACAGGAAGTCAAACAGGCCATGGCCCGAAAGGATGCCAAGATCGATGCGCTGCGGAAGGATTTGGAGTCGATGCGCGTGCAGCTCGAGATGAAGGATCGAGAACTTCGGACTGTGAAGACGAAATCACTACCGCCCAAGCCAGAGAAGCGCCGCACCGCAGAAATTACCGTCCGCTGACAATCCGCGAGAACGCCTCTCAGCCCACGTCGATCAAATCCGGCTTCAAGAGCACCACCTCCCGTGAGATGGGTTGCCGGAAGTTCATGCGACAATAGCAGCCATAGGTCACGTAGGTATCCTGCAAACAATAAAGCGCGATTTCCCGCCCCTGCCCCTCCGCCCACATCTGTGCCACTTGAGATCCACTCCCCGACTTGGTCTCCACCTGTAACGCCCTGGCTAGGACATCCAGCTTGACCCAGCCGCGATTGTCCCAATTGCTCCAGATCGCCATGGTGTCATAGACCGGTTCGGCCCGAAACTTGGCCAAATTGATCTCCATCGTCGGCTTGATCTGATGGATGATGGATCGCTTCTTGATGAAGGGCAGGTCAAAGTTGAGCCCGTTGTGGGTGATGAACAGGGAGGGCCTGATTTGCCCCACATGGGTCCAGAAGGCACGCAACAGTTCCCGCTCATTACCTCCATACCAGGAAGTCGCGCCGCGGGGATCGAGGGTGTCGGAAAATTCCAAGAGCCCGATGCAGACGATCCGGCTGAAGGTCCCGTCGAACGATGACTTTTCGTAGAGTTCATCGTCGAGCCGCCGCTGGTGCTCGGCCTCGCCGACCGCGAACAGATCACCGTCGGTTTCGTCGAACGCCGCCGCTCCCGAGACCAGATCGCGACCGGCCAACCTTGCCCATTCTTCGCGAGGAGCCTGGACCGTTTCGATATCCAACACGACCTTCACGGTAACCTACGAAGCCTCCTGCTGAAGCGCCTCGATAACGGCTTGGTCGGCTGCAGGAAACTCGAACGAGGCCATTTCATGAGGAGCGACCCATCGAAGCTCCGCACAGTCCACCGCCGTCGCCTCGCCTGCCTCGATGCGGCAGCGGAAAAAATGCAGTTCCACCGTTTTCTCGGGATATTCATGTCGCACCACCCGGAAGGGAATCGGAGGGGCAATGCGCACGTGCAATTCCTCCCACAATTCCCGCGCTAAACAAGCCGCCAGGGACTCTCCTGCCTCGCGTTTGCCCCCCGGAAACTCCCAGAGCCCGCCCAGATGCACTTCCGGTTTGCGGCGCGTGATAAGGTACCGCCCCCCCTGCAGGATCAATCCGGCCGCAACCTCGATGGTTTCCGGCATAGTGACTCCCGTCTGATTGCTGACTTCTCCCGCCCAAGCGCCCGCCGGACAGCATCGCCGCTACTTTCCACCGTTGAAAGGATAGGTTTTGCAGAACGTCTTCATGGGACAGAGCAGACAATAGGGATCGCGGGCCGTGCAAACCGTCGCCCCGAAATCCATGATCGCCTGGTTGAAATCATAACCCTTGCCGCGCGGAATCAAGGCTTCGGAGAGATTCCACAAAGTCGCCTTGTTCGCCTTGGGATCACCCTCCGCGATAAAGACGCGGTGTAACACACGGATGACATTCGTATCGAGGATCGGAGCATCTTCGTTGAACGCGAAGGATCGGATCGCGCCGGCCGTATAGCGTCCGATGCCTTTGAAAGACAACAACTCATCGGGATCGCTCGGCAGCTGCCCGCCGTATCGGACCACCGTTTCCCGAGCGATGCTATGCAACCGCTCGGGCCGTATGTTGTACCCCAACGGATACCAAGTCTGCTTCACTTCCGCGACGGGAGCACCGGCTAACTCTGCGAAGGTCGGATACCGTGCAAGAAACTCATGGTATTTCGGAATGACCCGATCGACTTGGGTCTGCTGCAGCATCACTTCGGACACGAGGATGTGATAGGGATCGGAGGTCTTGCGCCACGGAAGGTCTCGCCCATGCTCCTTGTACCAAGTCAGCAGACGGCGTTGAAACCGCTGTTTTACGCCCCGCGCCAGCGGCACGGAGGACGGAGTCGATTTGGTCGTACGGCGGGGCGATTTCGTGGTGCGGGATTTCGTGGGCATAACCGGTCGTGATGTAGTGGCGGCATTCTAGAAGGCGGGAATGCGGAAAATCAAACCTTATGGAGGGCGGCCGAGCAGGGCCCTGCATCACGGTGCATCGCCCTGCCCTGCGCGTCGGTCGTCACATCCGACTTGGTTTCTCCCTATTTCGGCGAAGCCTGGACCTTGGTGGCCTCCTTCACCGGCGGATCGATCACGATGTTGGGGCCTTGCACTTTCGGTAGTAACCCGGCTCCCGGTTTCTCCAACAGACGCTGATCGTGGTCGTTGATCGGCAGCCGTTGCGAGGTATGCCGATCATCGAATGCCGCCGCCTGATTGAGCGCGGACTCTCCGACCGCATTGGAACGGCCCGGATCGTTGGCAAGCATCTGGCCGTTCACCGGATCCGTGGCCTTGCCCATCGGATAACCTGGATGCTGCGGCAACATGGCTGGATTGCCCCAGGTCGTTGCGGTAACGAATAACCCCGTCGACAAGGCCAGACCTATGACAAATAAGGCTCTCATGGTGCAACCTCCTTCGTGACGGTGAAACATCAGCCCTTTCGGGACAGGCCCCGAGAGTGCCGTGAGCCGACGTCATGCGGAAATCGCAGCCCGGACCCCTCACGGCCTCCGGGTCATCAAGTAGCTTGACGCCCGCCGAAGACCGTAGTCAAGCCTGATGACCTAGTAAACCTCCCAATACCAAATGGTCCGAGACGTTATCCTAGTCGCAGTCGTCACGGCGATGTGTTATGTCTCTGGAAGAAAGGCCGGGGCCTTGAAAATATTATCCCTGCAGGGCCGCCGACCCGTCACACGCATGAAGGTTCACTACCGTGTCTCCCTGTCACCGACCTCCACCGCCAGCGGCGAGGCACGGCTGTTGGATCTGTCTGCGGAGGGTTGCCGTATGGACTGTCCCAACCCACCCCCTATCAACACCTATCTCTCGCTCCGCCTGGAGTTGAGCGCGACGGAACTGCCGATCATTGTGGACCTTGCGGCTGTGCGCTGGGCCAAAGGTTCGGAATGCGGCTTGCACTTTCTCTCCATCCAACCGCCGCAAAGGCAACGTCTCCTGGCCTTCGTCAACCGCCGCGCCTAGAAGCCCCTCTTGCCTTTTTCTCGCGACTTTTGCATGCTGTCGCCCGCTCCGCCCCCGGCACATCCACCGACCGGAGACCGGCATGGCTAGAATCACACCTCACAGAGGGAAATATGACCCCTGACAATCAGAGTCGACAGATTGATGTATTGGCGATCGGCCTTTTCGGCTTGGCCGTGGGAGCCTTGACGCTGGGCGTCGCACAGCTCGGCTGGATTTCACACAAGAACATGGTGGGGGCTCTGGTCATCGCCCTTATCTTCGGCGGGGTGGTGCAACTCCTGGCCGGTATTACCGACATCCGCTACAACGAGCAATTGGGCGGTACGGCGTTGACGATGTATGGGTTCCTCTGGGTCACCCTCTGCACCGTCAAGCTGGTGAGCGCCAGTACGACCTTTCAATTCGACGCAGTACTGTACGCACCGATCAACCTGGTCTACGCCGTCTTCTCCGGCGTCATGATTTTCCTGACGGCCTACCGGAACTTGACCTTAAGCGCCCTCCACGTCGTCATCACCTTGACGTTTCTGACCACGACCTTTGCGCGACTGGACTTCATCAGTGAACTCCTCCCGGGGTGGGGCCATATCGTCGTCGGCTTGATGGCCTTTTACCATGCAGTCGGCAGCCTCACCCAGGCCTTCATCGGCAAGGCCATCCTACCGCTCGGCCCCCCGCTGCTGCACCACACGCCGAAGCCCCTGCACTCCATCGCCAAGGTCGTATAACCGCATCACCAGTCGGCGCCGATTCGGTCCACGATCACCTGTTGAACCGTAGCCTGCGGCCCCAGGCAAGCGAGGTAGAGAGCCGTTTCTGCGATATCGAAGGGATCGATCTTTTCGCTTCGCGCCCGTTCTGAAGCCGGAGCGTCCACCAGTTCATCGGCCACCCCGGCGGGGCAAATCGCGCTGACCTTGATACCGAACGCCCGCCCCTCGTCAGCCAAGGACTTGGTCAAGGCCATCACGGCATGTTTCGAGGCGCTGTAGGTCCCGGTGCCGGTCCACGCCTGGACGCCGGCCACACTCGACATGTTGAGGATCAGACCGCCTCCCTGCTGCTTCATCTGCACGAAGGCGGCGCGGCAGCAGAAAAAGGTCCCGCGTACGTTGGTCTTCATCACGTCGTCGAAAGCCTCGGTGCTGGTTTCGGCCAGTCGACGGCCGCCGAAGATGCCAGCGTTGTTCACCAAGATGTCCAGCCGCTGATACCGCCGCACGGTCTCGCTGAAGAGATGCCCGACCTGCCCCTCATCCGCAATATCAGTTTGAATTGCCAGGGCGATTCCCCCCGCCTCCTGAATCTGCGTCACGGTTTCTTGGCACCTCGTTAGCCGCCGAGCCGCCACCACCACCGTCGCTCCCTCTTCAGCGAACCGGAGCGCAATGGCCTTGCCGATGCCGCTGCTGCTCCCGGTCACCACAGCAACCTTCCCGTTCAATCGTCCCATGCGAGCCTCCTGTCTGGTCGTTATACCTTGCATGGAAACCGACTTCCATCGGCTCAGGTCGAGGAAGAAGGCTTGGCGAGTCGCACGGTAAACCAGAATCGGCTGCCTCGATCGTCGCTCTCCACCCCGATGTCTCCCTGCATCAATGTGACGAGCCGTTTGCAGATTGCCAGGCCCAATCCGGTTCCTCCATAATAGTTCCTGCTGCTCGACCCATCCACCTGACTGAAGGGCTGAAAGAGTTTCTGACGACCGAGCGGACCGATGCCGATTCCCGTATCCGTCACCTCTCCGCGCAGGAGCACGGCATGTTCCGTCTCGTGCACGACGGCCAGATACAGGCCGACCTGCCCCTCGGCGGTGAATTTCACCGCATTGTTCAACAGATTTTCCAGCACCTGCCGCAGTCGATCCGGATCCCCTCGGAGGAGCGGCGGCACTGAGGAATCGACCTGCCACAGCAACTTCAACCTCTTAGGCCCCAGCCCCTCGGCCAGTTGATCCAACACGCCTTCCGCCAGCGACCGGACATCGACATCGCGCGATTCCAACACCACGCGCCCGGCTTCGATCGTGGAATAGTCGAGGATGTCTTCGATGAGCGCCAGCAGATGTCGCCCGCAGGAACGGGCCGTACCGACAAAGTCCCGCTGCTCGTCCGTGAGGCTGGTTTCGAGCAGCAGCTCCGTCATCCCGAGTACGCCGTTCAACGGGGTCCTGATCTCGTGACTCATCGTCGCGAGAAACTCCGTTTTGATCCGGGCCGCCTCCATCGCCTGGTCGCGCGCCACGGCCAACGCCTGCTCGGCGCGTTTTCGTTCGGTGATGTCCGTGGCGATGCCGCCGATGGCATAGGGCACCCGATCGGGAGTCAGGAGCGGGAACTTGAGCACGATGCTGGTGCGTACACCGTCCGGATGCGCAACGACCTCTTCGAACCGCAGCGGACGTTTCACGTCCAACACCAGGCGATCATTGACTTGGAAAGCCGCCGCCTGCGCGGGAGCAAACAGTTCGGCATCGGTGCGGCCGATGACATGGTCCTTCGTGAGGTGAAAGGTCTGCTCGAACTGGCGATTGACGTCGAGATACCGTCCTGCCGGATCCTTGAGAAAAATCAGCGCGGGGCTATGGTCGAGAATCGCTCGTAGATGGGCTTCGCGTTCCGCCAACCGCATCTCCGTTTCCTTGCGGGCCGTCACATCCGCCACGGTCCCCAGCATGCGAAGCGGCCGGCCGGCATCGTCCCGCAACACATCGCCCCGGCAAGCCACCCACCGGAGGGTTCCGTCCGGCCAGAGGATCCGGTGCTCGATGCGATAGTCATCCTGGCCTTGGATGGAGCGGTTGATGGCCGCCAACAGCCGATCCAAGTCCTGAGGATGCACTAACTGCAGGTAGGCCTCATACGTGCCGGCAAAGGTTTCAGGAGTCACACCGAAGATGGTATGGACGTTGCCGGCCCACTGCACCTCATTGGTCTGGATATTCCAATCCCAGATACCGAGTTGCGCGGCGTCCAGCGCTAACCGGAGGCGCTCCTCGCTGGCCTGCAACGCCGCCTCGATACGCCGGCGTTCCGTGACATCGATCGCGACTCCGCCGACGTACTGATTCCCCTCATCATCCACAAAAGGAAACTTCCAGGACCACCAGTGCTGCATCCTGCCGTCCAGGCCCGGCACCACCTCCATAAACTCTCGGGACCGACCTTCCGACAACACCAACCGGTCGTGATCCCGCAACTGCGTCGCGACGTCGGGCGGGAACAACTCGGCGTCCGTCTTTCCGCGACTCTGCTCGGGGTCCAGCGCAAACCGGCGAGCGAACACGCCGTTGATATACACATGCCGGCCTATCTCGTCCTTCATCCAAGCGACCGTCGGCCCCTGGTCCATGAACCCGCGAAAACGGGCTTCGCTCCGGTGTAGCGCCGCTTCGGCTTTGTCCTTGTCCGAGATTGCCGCAGCTTGTCCGTGCGACGACTCCGCCAGCGCCCGTTCGAGATCGCGTAGACGGGCAATGAGCGAGACGACCAACGTGGAGACGGCAAGCGAGATCACAAAAGCCGTGAGGGGATAGTCCCAGGTGATTCGATCGTGAATGAGATAACTGAGGAGGAGACTCAGGAGGCAGGAGAGCAGGACCGAGCCCCAGATGAAATGCCAGAGGCTTCGGGGGGCAAACCGGACCAGCAGCGGCGTCATACCTATCTGCGATCCCTCAACGGTGACCGAACGGGACGTCGCACCAACAGCCCCCCTTTCCGTAGGGGCATTATACCGAGGTCATCACCTTAAGGGTAGAGGAGAGAAAAATCTCGCCACCGCGCTTGCATTGAATGCCTGAGCGCCGTATGCTCTGCCCCTTATTTGCGAGGAACCCATGACAGACCCCACCACAATCTCCAATCTCAGTCCGGCTGAATTGAAACAGTTGGTCGAAGGCATCGTCGACGATCGGCTGCGCACCCTGCTCGGCGATCCTGATCTGGGCGCGCCGCTGGGTGAATCGGTCCGTGAACGGCTCAAACAGTCGCTGGCTTCGACCGAGCGCATCACGGGTGACGAGGTGGCCGAGAAGCTCGGCCTGCGCTGGTGACCCATGCCCTGGTTTCGCCTCGCCTTCCGCCCGGGAGTGGTCTCCGATCTGAGCGCCGCCGATCCCGTTATAGCGCAACGGCTCTTTGACAAGACGAAATGGCTTGCCTCTAACGTGGACAACCTGCGCCACGAGCCGGTCGCCGCAGACCTGCCGGGCATCCATAAATATGCGGTCGGCGACTGGCGCATCTTTTACTCCATCGACCGAGCCGACTGCCTGGTCGACATTCACTACATCCACCACGCGCCGCCCAAGCCCGCGCAGGCCCGCCCATGCTGAATCTCACCTGGGCCGCCATTGAACGGTTGCGTCAGCTGGTGGAGGAACATCCTCAAGACCCGGTCGTGCGGATCACGTTGCGCGACGTGGACGACACGCGCCTGTCCCTGTCCATCACTCTGGAGTCGGCCGCGCAGGAACAGGATGAGGTGCAGGAGGTGGGCGGCTTAACGGT
It contains:
- a CDS encoding A/G-specific adenine glycosylase — encoded protein: MPTKSRTTKSPRRTTKSTPSSVPLARGVKQRFQRRLLTWYKEHGRDLPWRKTSDPYHILVSEVMLQQTQVDRVIPKYHEFLARYPTFAELAGAPVAEVKQTWYPLGYNIRPERLHSIARETVVRYGGQLPSDPDELLSFKGIGRYTAGAIRSFAFNEDAPILDTNVIRVLHRVFIAEGDPKANKATLWNLSEALIPRGKGYDFNQAIMDFGATVCTARDPYCLLCPMKTFCKTYPFNGGK
- a CDS encoding PilZ domain-containing protein → MKVHYRVSLSPTSTASGEARLLDLSAEGCRMDCPNPPPINTYLSLRLELSATELPIIVDLAAVRWAKGSECGLHFLSIQPPQRQRLLAFVNRRA
- a CDS encoding SDR family oxidoreductase, giving the protein MGRLNGKVAVVTGSSSGIGKAIALRFAEEGATVVVAARRLTRCQETVTQIQEAGGIALAIQTDIADEGQVGHLFSETVRRYQRLDILVNNAGIFGGRRLAETSTEAFDDVMKTNVRGTFFCCRAAFVQMKQQGGGLILNMSSVAGVQAWTGTGTYSASKHAVMALTKSLADEGRAFGIKVSAICPAGVADELVDAPASERARSEKIDPFDIAETALYLACLGPQATVQQVIVDRIGADW
- a CDS encoding PAS domain-containing protein, whose protein sequence is MTPLLVRFAPRSLWHFIWGSVLLSCLLSLLLSYLIHDRITWDYPLTAFVISLAVSTLVVSLIARLRDLERALAESSHGQAAAISDKDKAEAALHRSEARFRGFMDQGPTVAWMKDEIGRHVYINGVFARRFALDPEQSRGKTDAELFPPDVATQLRDHDRLVLSEGRSREFMEVVPGLDGRMQHWWSWKFPFVDDEGNQYVGGVAIDVTERRRIEAALQASEERLRLALDAAQLGIWDWNIQTNEVQWAGNVHTIFGVTPETFAGTYEAYLQLVHPQDLDRLLAAINRSIQGQDDYRIEHRILWPDGTLRWVACRGDVLRDDAGRPLRMLGTVADVTARKETEMRLAEREAHLRAILDHSPALIFLKDPAGRYLDVNRQFEQTFHLTKDHVIGRTDAELFAPAQAAAFQVNDRLVLDVKRPLRFEEVVAHPDGVRTSIVLKFPLLTPDRVPYAIGGIATDITERKRAEQALAVARDQAMEAARIKTEFLATMSHEIRTPLNGVLGMTELLLETSLTDEQRDFVGTARSCGRHLLALIEDILDYSTIEAGRVVLESRDVDVRSLAEGVLDQLAEGLGPKRLKLLWQVDSSVPPLLRGDPDRLRQVLENLLNNAVKFTAEGQVGLYLAVVHETEHAVLLRGEVTDTGIGIGPLGRQKLFQPFSQVDGSSSRNYYGGTGLGLAICKRLVTLMQGDIGVESDDRGSRFWFTVRLAKPSSST
- a CDS encoding ribonuclease H-like domain-containing protein, which gives rise to MKVVLDIETVQAPREEWARLAGRDLVSGAAAFDETDGDLFAVGEAEHQRRLDDELYEKSSFDGTFSRIVCIGLLEFSDTLDPRGATSWYGGNERELLRAFWTHVGQIRPSLFITHNGLNFDLPFIKKRSIIHQIKPTMEINLAKFRAEPVYDTMAIWSNWDNRGWVKLDVLARALQVETKSGSGSQVAQMWAEGQGREIALYCLQDTYVTYGCYCRMNFRQPISREVVLLKPDLIDVG
- a CDS encoding acetate uptake transporter, producing MTPDNQSRQIDVLAIGLFGLAVGALTLGVAQLGWISHKNMVGALVIALIFGGVVQLLAGITDIRYNEQLGGTALTMYGFLWVTLCTVKLVSASTTFQFDAVLYAPINLVYAVFSGVMIFLTAYRNLTLSALHVVITLTFLTTTFARLDFISELLPGWGHIVVGLMAFYHAVGSLTQAFIGKAILPLGPPLLHHTPKPLHSIAKVV
- a CDS encoding (deoxy)nucleoside triphosphate pyrophosphohydrolase, whose product is MPETIEVAAGLILQGGRYLITRRKPEVHLGGLWEFPGGKREAGESLAACLARELWEELHVRIAPPIPFRVVRHEYPEKTVELHFFRCRIEAGEATAVDCAELRWVAPHEMASFEFPAADQAVIEALQQEAS